A genomic region of Mesobacillus jeotgali contains the following coding sequences:
- the addB gene encoding helicase-exonuclease AddAB subunit AddB yields MSVRLVLGRSGSGKTEMIINEIKDRLISDPQGDPVVYLVPEQMSFLSEYRLSTDPELGGMIRAQVFSFPRLAWRILQETGGYTRQHLDSVGISMMIRKIIEDKKDELKIFQKAADKNGFVQQMEQMLIEFKRYAINPDELTAKMEESSAGNKALKDKIHDLELVYRQFEDELFGKYIDSEDYFKLLAEKIPASEYLKNAEVYIDGFYSFTPLELMIIDQLIGTCKRVTVALPVDQSFKDAQPDELHLFRITGETCSTLYDMIRTKGYELEEEIVLTEQRRWQDESLKHLEREFDSRPAVKYNGEAAIHIAQAANRRAELEGVARKILGLARDNGYRYRDIAVLMRGSEYREVLETIFDDYALPYFIDQKRNMLHHPLIELVRSSLETVLGNWRYEPIFRAVKTDLLFPDGVNLNKMREQMDVLENYVLAYGIQGVKWTKKERWKYRRIRGLEYDGVAQTDSEKQTEQELNDLRLLITSPLLRMARRLKRADTGRKLSEAVYLFMEELDIPAKLEAWRMAAEQEGKLVEAREHEQAWNAVINLLDQFVEMLGDTKFSPKQFVSILDAGFESLRFSLIPPAIDQILVADLEKTRLADVKVAFVIGVNEGVLPAKMTEEGIFADDDRELLQSKGIKLAPSSRTKLLDENFIAYKAFVTPSEQLYISYPIANEEGKALMPSSFIKRISDLFPVHQTHFFLPDPSELPEEEQIEYAAGENVALSYLTSQLQVKKRNYPVYDFWWDVYDYYLNNHQWADTARKVLSSLFYENRTKQLSEEVTKELYGDEIQASVSRMELFNSCPFSHYVQHGLKLRDRQIFRLEAPDIGDLFHAALKEIAETVMQQNLSWAQLTRVQAEELARDAVQKLAPKLQNEILMSSNRHHYIRQKLQNIISRASLVLSEHAKVSGFSPVGLELGFGRQGKLPPLAFSLKNGTRMELMGRIDRVDKAEDDKGMYLRVVDYKSSVKDVNLTEVYHGVALQMLTYLDIIITHSPLLVGKAADPAGVLYFHVHNPIVNASKMLTLDEIEEEILKRFKMNGLLLSDENVIRMMDKGLDTGSSQIISAGFKKDGSLLKSSKVASKDDFDHLRQFVRHKYVETGNRIVSGIVDVAPYKLKDRAPCTFCSFKPVCQFDQSVESNDFRKLPVIKKEDLLASLRQEQGIVANDGLPGVNDRLEEIKKLDILASIGEEDEDLG; encoded by the coding sequence TCGGGCGCTCAGGAAGCGGCAAGACCGAGATGATCATAAATGAAATCAAGGACAGGCTCATTTCCGACCCGCAGGGGGATCCGGTTGTTTATCTTGTCCCTGAACAAATGTCATTCCTTTCCGAATACAGATTGTCCACTGACCCTGAGCTTGGGGGAATGATCAGGGCGCAGGTTTTCAGCTTTCCGCGCCTTGCCTGGAGAATCCTGCAGGAAACAGGCGGCTATACTCGCCAGCATTTGGACAGCGTCGGGATCAGCATGATGATACGCAAAATCATTGAGGACAAAAAGGACGAGCTGAAAATCTTCCAAAAGGCAGCGGATAAGAATGGCTTCGTCCAGCAGATGGAACAGATGCTGATTGAGTTCAAACGCTATGCGATCAACCCGGATGAACTTACTGCAAAAATGGAGGAAAGCTCCGCAGGGAATAAAGCGCTGAAGGATAAAATCCATGATCTTGAGTTAGTCTATCGTCAATTTGAAGATGAGTTATTTGGGAAATATATAGACTCAGAGGATTACTTTAAACTGCTTGCCGAGAAAATCCCTGCTTCCGAATATTTGAAAAATGCAGAAGTTTACATTGATGGCTTTTACAGTTTCACGCCCCTTGAATTGATGATCATTGACCAGCTGATCGGCACTTGTAAAAGGGTGACGGTTGCACTGCCTGTCGACCAGAGTTTCAAAGATGCTCAGCCTGACGAACTGCATTTATTCAGGATAACAGGTGAAACCTGCTCAACACTGTATGACATGATTAGGACTAAGGGCTATGAGCTTGAAGAAGAAATCGTGTTGACGGAACAGAGACGCTGGCAGGATGAATCTCTCAAGCATCTTGAAAGAGAATTTGATTCCAGGCCTGCCGTTAAATATAACGGGGAGGCCGCGATCCATATCGCCCAGGCTGCCAACAGAAGGGCGGAACTTGAAGGTGTTGCCCGAAAAATTCTCGGACTGGCAAGGGATAATGGTTACCGTTATCGCGATATTGCCGTACTGATGCGAGGCAGCGAATACCGCGAAGTCCTTGAAACGATCTTTGATGATTATGCACTTCCATATTTTATCGACCAGAAACGGAATATGCTTCATCATCCATTGATTGAGCTTGTCCGTTCCAGCCTTGAAACGGTATTGGGTAACTGGCGGTATGAACCGATTTTTCGCGCTGTTAAAACGGACTTATTGTTCCCGGATGGCGTTAATCTGAACAAGATGCGCGAACAGATGGATGTGCTGGAGAACTATGTACTTGCATATGGCATTCAAGGGGTTAAATGGACAAAAAAAGAACGCTGGAAATACCGGAGAATCCGCGGCCTGGAGTATGATGGTGTGGCCCAGACGGATTCAGAAAAACAGACAGAACAGGAACTGAATGATCTGCGGTTGTTGATTACTTCTCCACTGCTGCGGATGGCCCGCCGCTTGAAGCGCGCTGACACGGGAAGGAAGCTTTCGGAAGCAGTCTATCTATTCATGGAAGAGCTTGATATACCAGCCAAGCTCGAGGCATGGAGAATGGCGGCTGAACAGGAAGGGAAGCTGGTAGAGGCGAGGGAGCATGAGCAAGCCTGGAATGCAGTGATCAACCTTCTCGATCAATTCGTCGAGATGCTTGGTGACACGAAATTTTCCCCAAAACAGTTCGTTTCGATTCTTGATGCTGGTTTTGAATCACTGAGGTTCTCCCTGATTCCACCTGCTATAGACCAAATATTGGTCGCCGACCTCGAAAAGACAAGGCTTGCGGATGTTAAAGTCGCCTTTGTCATCGGCGTCAATGAAGGTGTCCTGCCGGCGAAGATGACGGAGGAAGGGATTTTTGCAGATGATGACCGGGAGCTTTTGCAGTCGAAAGGCATTAAGCTTGCTCCAAGCAGCCGAACGAAGCTGCTGGACGAAAACTTCATTGCTTATAAGGCATTTGTGACACCGTCGGAACAATTGTATATCAGTTACCCTATCGCCAATGAAGAAGGGAAGGCTTTGATGCCATCTTCCTTCATTAAGAGGATCTCAGATCTTTTCCCTGTACATCAAACGCATTTCTTCCTTCCAGATCCATCGGAATTGCCGGAAGAGGAGCAAATAGAGTACGCTGCTGGTGAAAATGTTGCTTTGTCTTATCTCACATCCCAGCTTCAAGTGAAGAAGCGCAATTATCCAGTCTATGATTTTTGGTGGGATGTGTACGATTATTATCTAAACAATCATCAATGGGCTGATACTGCACGCAAGGTTCTTTCAAGCCTATTTTACGAAAACAGGACGAAGCAGTTGTCTGAAGAGGTCACGAAGGAGTTATACGGTGATGAAATCCAGGCGAGCGTTTCAAGGATGGAATTGTTCAATAGCTGTCCATTTTCGCATTATGTCCAGCATGGCTTAAAGCTGCGTGACCGCCAGATCTTCCGTCTTGAGGCTCCGGATATCGGTGACCTGTTCCACGCTGCGTTGAAGGAGATTGCCGAGACCGTCATGCAGCAAAATCTAAGCTGGGCCCAGCTTACAAGAGTACAGGCTGAAGAACTGGCAAGGGATGCAGTCCAAAAGCTCGCTCCTAAACTGCAGAATGAGATTTTGATGAGTTCGAACAGGCATCATTATATAAGGCAGAAGCTGCAGAATATCATCAGCCGGGCTTCGCTTGTTTTAAGTGAGCATGCCAAGGTCAGCGGATTTTCACCTGTAGGCCTGGAGCTCGGCTTCGGCCGCCAGGGAAAACTTCCGCCGCTTGCTTTTTCACTTAAAAATGGCACCAGGATGGAGCTGATGGGCCGGATTGACCGCGTCGATAAAGCAGAAGATGACAAGGGAATGTACCTGCGGGTCGTCGATTATAAATCCAGCGTGAAGGATGTCAATTTGACTGAGGTATATCATGGTGTAGCGCTTCAGATGCTCACCTATCTGGACATCATCATCACTCATTCGCCATTGTTGGTCGGCAAGGCTGCTGACCCGGCGGGAGTCCTGTATTTCCATGTCCATAACCCTATTGTTAACGCATCGAAAATGCTGACACTTGATGAAATTGAAGAAGAAATCCTCAAACGTTTTAAAATGAATGGATTGCTGCTCAGCGATGAGAATGTGATCAGGATGATGGACAAGGGACTGGATACAGGAAGCTCCCAGATTATTTCTGCTGGTTTTAAAAAGGATGGAAGCCTGTTGAAAAGCTCAAAGGTGGCCAGCAAGGACGACTTTGACCATTTGCGGCAGTTTGTGCGCCATAAGTATGTGGAAACCGGCAACAGGATTGTCAGCGGAATTGTCGATGTTGCGCCGTATAAGCTAAAGGACAGGGCTCCATGTACATTCTGTTCCTTCAAGCCGGTCTGCCAGTTCGACCAGTCGGTGGAATCGAATGATTTCAGAAAGCTTCCAGTCATTAAAAAGGAAGATTTGCTAGCGTCGCTCCGCCAAGAACAAGGGATTGTGGCGAACGATGGCTTGCCCGGAGTCAATGATAGATTAGAAGAAATTAAGAAACTGGATATTCTGGCATCAATCGGTGAGGAGGATGAGGATCTTGGCTAA
- the addA gene encoding helicase-exonuclease AddAB subunit AddA: protein MNIPPVPEGATWTEDQWKAIMASGQDILVAAAAGSGKTAVLVERIIKKITSESHPMDVDELLVVTFTNASAAEMRHRIGEALEKAIDSNPASTHLKKQLSLLNRASISTLHSFCLEVIRKYYYLIDVDPGFRIADETEGQLLRDEVIEDLFEEEYGKAENQPFFNLVDAFTNDRSDEGLKDIIVDLFDFARSNPSPDAYLDSIVSMYDAAGSTAIENLPFMKVLIADIELQLQGAKQLLEKGMEIARMPGGPAPRAVNFTEDLHVIDTLLAAKDRSWAELYEAIQLANFGRAKTCRGDDFNKDLVDKAAKLRDRAKKIVQDLRGELFSRKPESFLKDMQEMKPLVSVLIDLVKEFSQRFGEVKQERGLVDFSDLEHYTLEILTAKSDPEEEELPAGESKPSEAALAYRNKFKEVLVDEYQDTNMVQEAILQLVTAEGEVSGNLFMVGDVKQSIYKFRLAEPNLFLGKYNRFTSNGEGTGLKIDLAKNFRSRREVLDGTNYLFKQIMGIKVGEIHYDENAELKIGAPYPEDDEFPVELLLIDKSEGESAETDFGDENETAAGEFDAEDLEKSQLEARLMAKHIKDMVEERRGVYNPKTKTSKPVNYRDIVILLRSMTWAPQIMEEFKQQGIPIYANLSSGYFQATEVAIMLSLLKVIDNPYQDIPLAAVLRSPIVGLNEEELAVIRVSQKRGSFYEALTAFCLQKPVQENEGLHEKTNRFFESLKRWRTSARQGSVSDLIWQLYRETRFFDFAGGMPGGKQRQANLRALYDRARQYEATSFRGLFRFLRFIERMRERGDDLGAARALGEQEDVVRIMTIHSSKGLEFPVVFVAGLARNFNTMDLRKFYMLDKEFGFAAKYINPEKRISFPSLPQLAFKRKHKMEMLAEEMRVLYVALTRAKEKLYLIGSVKDAEKTISKWQDEASHPEWLLDEYSRASASGYIDWIGPAVIRHQDCDSIRESEGSLHPALGEDISCHPSRWKIETIKAEEIASYGDEKTEEHESLMDFVAAGKPVNNESQLAETVHMQLSWNYHFKEAANHRSKQSVTELKRNHETRDEESGTQIVRRFTKPILNRPRFMQEKKLTPAERGTAMHMVMQHIDLNQPVTDASLEMQLEKMVEKELLFPEQRDAVDKKWILAFFETDIGKRLLTADKVSREVPFYLSLPSKEVYPDWQGENEPIFIQGVVDCIFRDEKGTVLLDFKTDGIHDRYKGGFEQAKPILEERYRIQISLYAKAIEQVWKQRVEEKYLYFFDGGHLLELD, encoded by the coding sequence ATGAATATACCGCCAGTACCGGAAGGGGCAACCTGGACGGAAGACCAGTGGAAGGCGATCATGGCATCGGGACAGGATATCCTTGTAGCAGCGGCAGCAGGGTCGGGAAAAACTGCGGTGCTTGTTGAGCGGATTATCAAGAAAATCACTTCGGAAAGCCATCCAATGGATGTTGATGAACTGCTCGTCGTGACCTTCACCAATGCCTCCGCGGCTGAAATGCGCCACAGGATAGGAGAAGCACTGGAAAAAGCAATCGATAGCAACCCGGCTTCAACTCATTTGAAAAAGCAGCTCAGCCTGTTGAACAGAGCATCTATTTCAACACTCCATTCCTTTTGCCTTGAAGTAATCAGAAAGTATTACTACTTGATCGATGTAGACCCTGGTTTCAGGATTGCTGATGAAACCGAAGGGCAGCTCCTTCGGGACGAAGTGATTGAGGATCTATTCGAAGAAGAATACGGAAAGGCAGAAAACCAGCCATTTTTCAACCTGGTGGATGCGTTCACGAATGACCGCAGTGATGAAGGCTTGAAGGATATTATTGTCGACCTGTTTGATTTCGCCAGATCCAATCCTTCTCCTGATGCATACCTGGATTCAATCGTTTCAATGTACGATGCAGCAGGCAGCACGGCAATTGAGAACCTGCCCTTCATGAAAGTGCTCATTGCGGATATTGAGCTCCAGCTCCAGGGAGCGAAACAGCTTCTTGAAAAAGGAATGGAGATTGCCAGAATGCCTGGCGGTCCTGCTCCAAGGGCGGTTAATTTTACCGAAGATCTCCATGTAATTGATACTTTGCTTGCCGCAAAAGATCGATCATGGGCAGAGCTTTATGAGGCGATTCAGCTGGCCAATTTTGGCAGGGCGAAAACATGCCGTGGTGATGATTTCAACAAGGATCTTGTTGACAAGGCAGCCAAGCTAAGGGACCGGGCCAAGAAGATTGTCCAGGATTTGCGAGGGGAACTCTTTTCACGTAAACCTGAAAGCTTTTTGAAGGATATGCAGGAAATGAAGCCGTTGGTCTCTGTGTTGATCGATCTTGTAAAAGAATTTTCCCAAAGGTTTGGGGAAGTGAAGCAGGAGCGGGGCCTCGTTGATTTCTCTGATCTTGAGCACTATACATTGGAAATTCTCACAGCAAAATCGGATCCGGAGGAAGAAGAATTGCCTGCAGGTGAATCTAAACCTTCAGAAGCAGCGCTCGCCTATCGCAATAAATTCAAGGAAGTGCTCGTGGACGAATATCAGGATACGAACATGGTACAGGAAGCGATCCTTCAGCTTGTGACAGCTGAAGGTGAAGTATCAGGAAACCTGTTCATGGTTGGAGATGTAAAGCAGTCGATCTACAAGTTCCGTCTTGCTGAGCCTAATCTGTTCCTTGGTAAATACAATAGGTTCACATCAAATGGTGAAGGAACAGGCTTGAAAATTGATCTAGCCAAGAACTTCCGAAGCCGCAGAGAAGTTCTTGACGGGACGAATTATTTATTCAAACAAATCATGGGAATCAAGGTTGGTGAGATTCATTATGATGAAAACGCTGAACTGAAAATAGGAGCGCCGTATCCTGAGGATGACGAGTTCCCTGTGGAGCTCCTCTTGATTGATAAAAGTGAGGGTGAATCTGCAGAAACAGATTTTGGGGATGAGAACGAAACGGCAGCAGGTGAATTCGACGCAGAGGATCTGGAAAAATCCCAGCTCGAAGCAAGGCTGATGGCGAAGCATATTAAGGATATGGTAGAAGAACGCCGGGGTGTTTATAATCCAAAAACAAAGACCTCAAAACCCGTCAACTACCGTGATATTGTCATACTCCTCCGTTCGATGACTTGGGCGCCGCAAATCATGGAGGAATTCAAGCAGCAGGGTATCCCGATTTATGCGAATCTGTCGTCTGGTTATTTCCAGGCAACAGAGGTAGCAATCATGCTTTCTTTGTTGAAAGTGATCGATAACCCTTATCAGGATATCCCGCTGGCTGCTGTCCTTAGGTCCCCGATTGTCGGGTTGAATGAAGAAGAGCTTGCGGTCATCAGGGTCAGCCAGAAACGCGGTTCCTTCTATGAGGCGCTGACAGCATTCTGTCTTCAAAAGCCTGTGCAAGAAAATGAAGGATTGCATGAGAAGACAAATCGTTTCTTTGAAAGCTTAAAGAGATGGAGAACTTCAGCAAGGCAAGGTTCCGTATCAGATTTAATTTGGCAATTATACAGGGAAACCCGTTTCTTCGATTTTGCCGGCGGAATGCCAGGAGGAAAGCAGCGCCAGGCAAACCTGCGAGCACTATATGATCGCGCGAGACAATATGAAGCCACAAGTTTCCGTGGCCTGTTCCGCTTTTTGCGTTTCATTGAGCGGATGAGGGAGCGAGGAGATGACCTTGGTGCAGCCAGGGCTCTTGGAGAACAGGAAGATGTGGTCAGGATCATGACGATCCACAGCAGCAAGGGGCTTGAGTTCCCGGTTGTCTTCGTTGCCGGACTTGCTCGGAACTTCAATACGATGGACCTGAGGAAATTTTACATGCTAGATAAAGAATTTGGCTTTGCAGCTAAATATATCAACCCCGAGAAGCGGATATCGTTCCCTTCCTTGCCGCAGTTAGCCTTCAAGCGCAAGCATAAGATGGAAATGCTGGCTGAAGAAATGCGAGTATTGTACGTTGCCTTGACGCGTGCCAAGGAAAAGCTTTACTTGATTGGATCGGTCAAAGATGCTGAAAAAACGATCAGCAAGTGGCAGGACGAGGCAAGCCATCCGGAGTGGCTTCTGGATGAATATTCAAGAGCTTCTGCTTCGGGTTATATCGACTGGATTGGGCCAGCGGTGATCCGCCATCAAGATTGTGACTCGATAAGGGAAAGTGAAGGAAGCCTACATCCGGCATTGGGTGAGGACATTTCATGCCACCCTTCCCGCTGGAAAATCGAAACTATCAAAGCAGAGGAAATTGCTTCATATGGTGACGAAAAAACTGAAGAGCACGAAAGCCTGATGGACTTTGTTGCAGCAGGAAAACCTGTAAACAATGAATCTCAACTGGCAGAAACAGTGCACATGCAACTTTCATGGAATTATCACTTCAAGGAAGCGGCAAACCACCGTTCCAAACAATCAGTGACCGAGCTGAAGCGCAATCACGAAACCAGGGATGAAGAAAGCGGAACACAGATTGTACGTCGGTTTACAAAGCCAATCCTTAACAGGCCAAGATTCATGCAGGAGAAAAAGCTTACACCTGCAGAACGTGGAACAGCGATGCATATGGTGATGCAGCATATCGATCTTAACCAGCCAGTAACGGATGCCTCGCTCGAGATGCAGCTGGAAAAGATGGTGGAGAAGGAGTTGCTTTTCCCTGAGCAACGCGATGCTGTAGATAAAAAATGGATACTTGCCTTTTTTGAAACGGACATTGGCAAGCGGCTATTGACTGCGGATAAAGTCAGCCGGGAGGTTCCCTTTTATCTGTCCTTACCGTCAAAAGAAGTATATCCTGATTGGCAGGGAGAAAACGAGCCGATTTTTATCCAGGGGGTAGTCGACTGCATTTTCCGGGATGAAAAAGGAACAGTCCTGCTTGATTTTAAAACGGATGGCATTCATGACCGCTACAAAGGCGGTTTCGAGCAGGCAAAGCCGATTCTGGAAGAACGCTATCGAATCCAGATCAGCCTGTATGCAAAAGCAATCGAACAAGTATGGAAACAGCGTGTTGAAGAGAAGTACTTATATTTCTTCGATGGCGGCCATCTGCTTGAACTAGACTAG
- a CDS encoding HNH endonuclease: MAKKKQSGTCELCGREDVEVTIHHLVPKEMGGTFMPTANLCIPCHKQIHALFTNEELSTSLNTIARLRSHPELQKFLKWIKKQPSTRLPKITKSSARKRNKR, from the coding sequence GTGGCAAAGAAAAAGCAATCCGGCACATGTGAATTATGCGGCAGGGAGGATGTTGAGGTGACCATTCACCATCTGGTTCCTAAAGAAATGGGGGGCACTTTCATGCCAACAGCCAATCTATGTATCCCTTGTCATAAACAGATTCATGCTCTATTTACGAATGAAGAGCTTTCAACAAGTTTGAACACGATTGCTCGGCTTCGCTCCCATCCTGAATTGCAGAAGTTTTTGAAATGGATAAAAAAGCAGCCTTCTACAAGGCTGCCGAAAATCACAAAATCTAGTGCGCGTAAAAGAAATAAACGCTAG
- a CDS encoding spore germination protein, with protein sequence MPAIIGPVQILNVGGGTVQFGDTLFISPKSNSKTVAGQGGFNTGGFIVTNNGLSASNVLDANLIDQPTVGNN encoded by the coding sequence ATGCCAGCAATAATAGGTCCTGTGCAAATATTGAATGTAGGCGGCGGGACGGTGCAGTTTGGCGACACGCTGTTCATCTCGCCAAAAAGCAATTCAAAAACAGTCGCTGGGCAGGGTGGGTTCAATACAGGCGGATTCATTGTAACGAACAATGGTTTAAGTGCCAGCAATGTCCTGGATGCCAACCTGATTGACCAGCCGACAGTTGGAAATAACTAG
- a CDS encoding spore germination protein GerPE: MLRRITCVDHIKIDSVSFSSIFQIGDSEQIQAISRALAVQREAEIFFDNEGNFNAYSIFSEAIPFQPADAENVTFSTHNLNPVLKVRNIDIMGASSSSVVHLGNSCNIAMEARVKHIRQLLPRNNNSGEKGI, encoded by the coding sequence ATGCTTCGAAGAATTACATGTGTTGACCATATAAAAATTGACTCGGTATCCTTCTCCTCGATTTTCCAGATCGGTGATTCGGAACAAATACAGGCCATTTCCAGGGCATTGGCCGTGCAAAGAGAGGCAGAAATTTTCTTTGATAATGAAGGTAATTTCAATGCGTACTCAATCTTTTCAGAAGCGATTCCATTTCAACCAGCAGATGCAGAAAATGTGACTTTCTCAACCCACAACCTCAACCCAGTATTGAAGGTTAGGAACATTGATATCATGGGTGCCTCTTCCTCATCGGTTGTTCACCTTGGAAACAGCTGCAATATAGCCATGGAAGCCCGGGTAAAGCATATACGCCAGCTTTTGCCCCGTAATAACAATTCGGGTGAGAAAGGCATATAG
- a CDS encoding spore gernimation protein GerPD: MNFQVYNRDICVGDIRVIGVSSSSLLMVGDAETIQLAATFDTPSESLIIGPFVPLSPDIS, from the coding sequence ATGAATTTCCAAGTCTATAACCGGGATATTTGTGTCGGCGACATCAGGGTCATTGGTGTGTCGAGCTCCTCACTGTTGATGGTAGGGGACGCTGAAACAATCCAGCTCGCAGCAACCTTTGATACACCGTCTGAATCGTTGATTATCGGCCCATTCGTCCCACTGTCCCCAGATATATCGTGA
- the gerPC gene encoding spore germination protein GerPC produces the protein MNTEFYQYVKKLHLYVEHQSRKAARLEKMVLELQQEIAALKERPPVQIGNIEYKFDQLKVETLEGTLNIGLNPTDLDGIDDFTVDQKAVNVPIPPKQLFKRTIEIETALNQYLESDLENIYRSAQTDLGINVDDSYFEFIKNDIKKQLSGRVAQHLQEQSSSERGTELSPQLNEKVTDLLKQEIQNGVFLFLKNLPDNVKEGRS, from the coding sequence TTGAACACGGAATTCTATCAATATGTAAAGAAGCTGCATTTATATGTGGAGCACCAGAGCAGAAAGGCTGCCAGATTGGAGAAGATGGTTTTAGAGCTGCAGCAGGAAATTGCTGCACTTAAGGAGAGGCCTCCGGTTCAAATCGGAAATATCGAGTATAAATTCGACCAGTTGAAAGTGGAAACTCTTGAAGGAACCCTGAATATCGGCTTGAATCCAACAGATTTGGATGGAATTGACGATTTTACCGTTGATCAAAAGGCTGTAAATGTTCCGATTCCTCCAAAGCAGTTATTTAAAAGGACAATCGAGATTGAAACAGCACTGAACCAATATCTAGAATCTGATTTGGAGAACATTTACCGAAGTGCCCAAACGGATCTGGGAATCAATGTAGATGATTCCTATTTCGAGTTTATAAAAAATGATATTAAAAAACAGTTGTCTGGCAGAGTGGCACAACATTTACAGGAACAATCATCAAGTGAAAGAGGTACTGAATTAAGTCCTCAATTGAATGAAAAGGTTACTGATTTGCTTAAGCAGGAAATCCAGAATGGTGTATTCCTGTTCCTGAAAAACCTGCCGGATAATGTAAAGGAAGGACGTTCATAA
- a CDS encoding spore germination protein GerPB produces MNFYIQQSININLLKVDGITNSSVLQIGSAGMIKPVSYLYNTGGFTEPAPEAVHPTEISTGMEDMLGGTLEAPAVPLQAPVRKN; encoded by the coding sequence ATGAATTTTTATATACAACAATCGATCAATATCAACCTTCTGAAGGTTGATGGAATCACAAATTCTTCTGTACTGCAAATTGGCAGTGCAGGAATGATAAAGCCAGTTTCTTACCTTTATAATACCGGTGGATTCACAGAACCTGCTCCAGAGGCTGTCCACCCTACGGAAATTTCAACTGGCATGGAGGATATGCTAGGCGGCACACTGGAAGCTCCTGCCGTCCCTTTGCAGGCTCCGGTCCGTAAAAATTAA
- a CDS encoding spore germination protein, with amino-acid sequence MPAIVGVAQVISLGNSAVFHIGDVYRISPVSNAKTFSGAGSFNTGDGLTVYNNQSSTNTYDPDAVDQGNYLNV; translated from the coding sequence ATGCCAGCAATTGTTGGAGTCGCACAGGTCATTTCCCTTGGGAACAGCGCAGTATTCCATATAGGCGATGTATACAGAATAAGCCCGGTTTCCAATGCAAAAACTTTTTCCGGTGCGGGTTCATTCAATACCGGAGATGGATTGACCGTGTACAATAACCAAAGCTCAACAAATACGTATGATCCAGATGCCGTCGATCAAGGCAATTATCTGAATGTATAA